A window from Cryobacterium sp. PAMC25264 encodes these proteins:
- a CDS encoding nitrate reductase subunit alpha, protein MLNFGRFLRRGETSPDLRSVFLEGGRDADSFYRDRWTHDKEVRSTHGVNCTGSCSWKVYVKDGIITWETQQTDYPSVGPDSPEYEPRGCPRGAAFSWYTYSPTRVRYPYVRGVLLELYRAAKSRTGDPVLAWAEVTDNPESARAYKSARGQGGLVRASWDEASEIVAAAHVHTIKKYGPDRIAGFSPIPAMSIVSQGVGNRFISMLGGTMLSFYDWYADLPVASPQVFGDQTDVPESADWWNSSYLIMWGSNVPVTRTPDAHFMVEARYKGQKVITVSPDYADNSKFADEWLAVHPGTDGALAIAMGHVVLKEFLVDRRTTRFVDYMKRYSDSAYLISLTPRGDAYVPGKFLTADALPGLATTVASAAFKPVLLDQNGQAHVPNGSIGHRFSETDAGKWNLDLEGVDPLLSIADAPDYDRASVAIDMPRFDVAPETDEIGEQHAGGAGIVRRGVPVRMVAGQLVTTVFDLLLAQYGVGRDELNLPGYWPTGYDDATSPGTPAWQESITSVPRQAAERIGREFAQNAEDSDGRSMILMGAGTNHWFHSDTIYRAFLALTTMTGCQGVNGGGWAHYVGQEKVRPLTGYGQYAFGLDWVRPPRQMIGTGFFYLATDQWRYDGLSADTLSSPLGSGVFKDRTTADCLVESTKRGWMPGYPTFNRNSLDLVDDAAAAGVEPAQYVVDSLNDGSLEYAIEDPDAPENFPRVMVVWRANIIGSSGKGNEYFLKHLLGTQSAVRAPESPPEKRPKTMKWHESAPEGKLDLMVTSDFRMTSTTIYSDVVLPPATWYEKNDLSTTDMHPFIHSFNPAIDPPFQSKTDFDIFHILAEKISQMSVEHLGVRKDLVAIPLLHDTPDAMSSPHGIVEDNLPLVPGVTMPKLVVVERDYPAFYERLGSLGPLTEKLGMVTKGVKFNPDVEVAYLGQKNGLIANGPTAGRPQLKTAIQACEMVLALSGTTNGRLGTQGFREMEKRTGMKLAHLASDNEGRRFSYPDVQGAPVPVLTSPEWSGSEHGGRRYSAFTINVEHLKPWHTLTGRQHFYLDHDWMVELGEQLPIYRPPLDMHRLFEDSIVGSTSATGAPGSKGRAEVAVRYLTPHSKWSIHSEYQDNLLMLSLSRGGPTIWMSPQDADKIGVRDNEWIESYNRNGVVVARAIVSHRMPEGTVYMYHAKDRTINVPVAETSGMRGGTNNSLTRILLKPSHLIGGYAQLSFAFNYLGPTGNQRDEVTVIRRRSQEVEY, encoded by the coding sequence ATCCTCAACTTCGGTCGGTTCCTCCGTCGCGGTGAGACCTCGCCAGACCTGCGCTCGGTGTTCCTCGAGGGCGGTCGCGACGCCGACTCGTTCTACCGTGACCGCTGGACTCACGACAAGGAAGTCCGCTCCACCCACGGCGTGAACTGCACGGGCTCGTGCTCCTGGAAGGTGTACGTCAAGGACGGCATCATCACCTGGGAGACCCAGCAGACCGACTACCCCTCGGTGGGCCCGGACTCGCCCGAATACGAGCCGCGCGGCTGCCCGCGCGGCGCCGCGTTCAGCTGGTACACCTACTCGCCCACCCGGGTGCGCTACCCCTACGTGCGCGGTGTACTGCTCGAGCTGTACCGCGCGGCCAAGTCCCGCACCGGTGACCCGGTTCTCGCCTGGGCCGAGGTGACCGACAACCCCGAGAGCGCCCGCGCCTACAAGAGCGCCCGTGGCCAGGGCGGTCTGGTGCGCGCCAGCTGGGACGAGGCATCCGAGATCGTCGCCGCCGCCCACGTGCACACCATCAAGAAGTACGGGCCGGATCGCATCGCGGGTTTCTCGCCGATCCCGGCCATGTCGATCGTGTCGCAGGGGGTCGGCAACCGGTTCATCTCCATGCTCGGCGGCACCATGCTTTCGTTTTACGACTGGTACGCCGACCTGCCCGTTGCCAGCCCGCAGGTCTTCGGCGACCAGACGGATGTGCCCGAATCGGCCGACTGGTGGAACTCCAGTTACCTGATCATGTGGGGCTCGAATGTTCCCGTCACCCGCACCCCGGACGCGCACTTCATGGTCGAGGCCCGCTACAAGGGCCAGAAGGTCATCACCGTCTCACCCGATTACGCCGACAACTCTAAGTTCGCCGACGAATGGCTCGCCGTGCACCCCGGCACCGACGGCGCCCTCGCCATCGCGATGGGCCACGTCGTACTCAAGGAATTCCTGGTCGATCGCCGCACCACCCGCTTCGTCGATTACATGAAGCGCTACAGCGACTCCGCCTACCTGATCAGCCTCACCCCACGCGGCGACGCCTACGTTCCCGGCAAGTTCCTCACCGCGGATGCCCTGCCCGGCCTGGCCACCACGGTCGCCAGCGCCGCATTCAAGCCGGTGCTGCTCGACCAGAACGGTCAAGCGCACGTGCCGAACGGTTCCATCGGGCACCGATTCAGCGAGACCGACGCCGGAAAGTGGAACCTCGACCTCGAGGGCGTCGACCCGCTGCTCTCGATCGCGGATGCACCCGACTACGACCGCGCATCCGTCGCCATCGACATGCCCCGCTTCGACGTGGCCCCGGAGACCGACGAGATCGGCGAGCAGCACGCCGGCGGCGCCGGCATCGTGCGCCGCGGTGTGCCCGTACGAATGGTGGCCGGCCAGCTGGTCACCACGGTGTTCGACCTGCTGCTCGCGCAGTACGGCGTGGGCCGGGACGAACTGAACCTGCCCGGCTACTGGCCCACCGGCTACGACGACGCCACCTCGCCTGGAACCCCCGCCTGGCAGGAGAGCATCACCTCGGTGCCCCGTCAGGCCGCGGAACGCATCGGCCGCGAGTTCGCGCAGAACGCGGAGGACTCCGACGGTCGCTCGATGATCCTGATGGGAGCCGGAACCAATCACTGGTTCCACTCCGACACCATCTACCGCGCCTTCCTGGCGCTGACCACGATGACCGGCTGTCAGGGTGTGAACGGCGGCGGTTGGGCTCATTACGTGGGCCAGGAGAAGGTGCGCCCGCTCACCGGCTACGGCCAATACGCGTTCGGCCTGGACTGGGTGCGGCCGCCGCGCCAGATGATCGGCACCGGCTTCTTCTACCTCGCCACCGACCAGTGGCGCTACGACGGCCTGTCCGCCGACACCCTCTCCAGCCCGCTCGGCTCCGGCGTCTTCAAGGACCGCACGACGGCCGACTGCCTGGTCGAATCCACCAAGCGCGGCTGGATGCCCGGCTACCCTACCTTCAACCGCAATTCGCTCGACCTCGTCGACGATGCCGCGGCGGCCGGGGTCGAACCGGCCCAGTACGTCGTCGACTCCTTGAACGACGGCAGCCTCGAGTACGCCATCGAAGACCCGGATGCGCCGGAGAACTTCCCGCGCGTCATGGTCGTCTGGCGGGCCAACATCATCGGCTCCTCGGGCAAGGGCAACGAGTACTTCCTCAAGCACCTGCTCGGCACCCAGAGCGCCGTGCGGGCACCGGAGTCACCGCCGGAAAAGCGCCCGAAGACCATGAAATGGCACGAGTCCGCTCCAGAGGGCAAGCTCGACCTGATGGTCACCAGCGACTTCCGCATGACCAGCACCACCATCTACAGCGACGTGGTGCTGCCGCCGGCCACCTGGTACGAGAAGAACGACCTGTCCACCACCGACATGCACCCGTTCATCCACTCGTTCAATCCGGCGATCGACCCGCCGTTCCAGTCCAAGACCGACTTCGACATCTTCCATATCCTGGCCGAGAAGATCTCCCAGATGTCGGTGGAGCACCTCGGTGTGCGCAAAGACCTCGTCGCGATCCCGCTGCTGCACGACACCCCGGATGCCATGAGCAGCCCGCACGGCATCGTCGAAGACAATCTGCCGTTGGTTCCCGGTGTCACCATGCCCAAGCTCGTGGTGGTCGAACGCGACTACCCGGCCTTCTACGAGAGGCTCGGCTCGCTCGGTCCGCTCACCGAGAAGCTCGGCATGGTCACCAAGGGGGTCAAGTTCAACCCCGACGTTGAGGTGGCCTACCTCGGGCAAAAGAATGGCCTCATCGCCAACGGCCCCACCGCGGGCCGGCCGCAGCTGAAGACCGCCATCCAGGCCTGTGAAATGGTGCTGGCACTCTCGGGCACCACCAATGGGCGCCTGGGAACCCAGGGTTTCCGCGAGATGGAGAAGCGCACCGGCATGAAGCTGGCGCACCTGGCCAGCGACAATGAGGGTCGCCGCTTCTCCTACCCGGATGTGCAGGGCGCGCCGGTTCCGGTGCTCACCTCGCCGGAGTGGTCGGGCAGCGAGCACGGCGGCCGGCGTTACAGCGCGTTCACGATCAACGTTGAGCACCTCAAACCGTGGCACACCCTGACCGGGCGGCAACACTTCTACCTCGACCACGACTGGATGGTGGAGCTCGGCGAGCAGTTGCCGATCTACCGGCCGCCGCTGGACATGCACCGCCTGTTCGAGGACTCCATCGTCGGGTCCACCTCCGCCACCGGAGCCCCCGGCTCGAAGGGTCGCGCCGAGGTGGCCGTGCGCTACCTCACGCCGCACTCCAAATGGTCGATCCACTCCGAGTACCAGGACAACCTGCTGATGCTCTCGCTCTCCCGCGGTGGTCCCACCATCTGGATGTCCCCGCAGGACGCCGACAAGATCGGCGTGCGCGACAACGAGTGGATCGAGTCCTACAACCGCAACGGTGTGGTCGTGGCCCGGGCCATCGTCTCGCACCGGATGCCGGAGGGCACGGTGTACATGTATCACGCGAAGGACCGCACCATCAACGTGCCCGTTGCCGAGACCAGCGGAATGCGCGGTGGCACCAACAACTCGCTCACCCGCATCCTGCTCAAGCCCTCTCACCTGATCGGCGGCTATGCCCAGCTGTCGTTCGCTTTCAACTACCTCGGCCCGACCGGGAATCAACGCGACGAGGTCACCGTGATTCGTCGACGCAGCCAGGAAGTGGAGTACTAA
- the narI gene encoding respiratory nitrate reductase subunit gamma, protein MTPLDYLLWVAFPYIAAATFVVGHILRYRFDQFGWTSRSSQTYENRLLRWGSPMFHYGMLMVIGGHVVGLFIPKPWLEFFGVTEHIYHIGATWLGSIAAVLTIAGLVILIIRRRLVTRVHLATTVMDKVMYIFLGGTILFGTTATVLHQVLGAGYDYRGSISPWIRSLWGFQPDPSLMSGVPFFFQLHVLTATALFLLWPFTRLVHVFSAPIGYIWRPYVIYRSRDTHKGSGARRVKRGWEKAELPNVRVSPRADEPARPSRSRTNIRR, encoded by the coding sequence ATGACCCCGCTCGACTATCTTTTGTGGGTGGCGTTCCCCTACATCGCCGCGGCTACCTTCGTGGTCGGCCACATCCTGCGTTACCGGTTCGACCAGTTCGGCTGGACCTCCAGATCCAGCCAGACCTATGAGAACCGGCTGTTGCGCTGGGGCTCGCCGATGTTCCACTACGGCATGCTCATGGTGATCGGCGGGCACGTCGTCGGCCTGTTCATTCCCAAGCCGTGGTTGGAGTTCTTCGGCGTCACCGAGCATATTTACCACATCGGCGCCACCTGGCTCGGGAGTATCGCGGCTGTGCTGACCATTGCCGGTCTGGTCATCCTGATCATCCGCCGGCGCCTGGTCACCCGGGTGCACCTGGCCACCACGGTGATGGACAAGGTTATGTACATCTTCCTCGGCGGCACCATCCTGTTCGGCACCACCGCCACCGTTCTGCACCAGGTGCTCGGCGCCGGCTATGACTACCGCGGCTCGATCTCACCCTGGATCCGCAGCCTCTGGGGCTTTCAGCCTGACCCGTCGCTGATGAGCGGAGTGCCGTTCTTCTTCCAGCTGCACGTGCTCACGGCCACCGCGCTGTTCCTGCTCTGGCCCTTCACCCGGCTGGTGCACGTGTTCTCCGCCCCGATCGGCTACATCTGGCGGCCCTACGTGATTTACCGTTCCCGCGACACCCACAAGGGTTCCGGTGCCCGCCGGGTGAAGCGCGGTTGGGAGAAGGCGGAACTGCCCAACGTGCGCGTGTCCCCGCGAGCCGATGAGCCCGCCCGGCCGTCCCGGTCCCGAACCAACATTCGCCGCTAA
- the cobA gene encoding uroporphyrinogen-III C-methyltransferase, which yields MRLGLDYTGKRVLVVGGAQAARRVLARYLAAGAHVYHLTVPITSLDERPVSGVSTPAFPRSTGAWNALIAAVDLVVVVQATSDIDAHIIAACAQHRTWLTREAAASTAPIGSVTLVGGGPGLESLLTVGAMTALHAADVVFYDRLGPTERLAQWAPGAELVDVGKAPGHHAIPQRDAERMMVSAALAGLTVVRLKGGDPFVFGRGGEEVLACRAAGVPVTVIPGVTSAIAVPGAAGIPVTHREVSRSFTVISGHAPITDTELTHLIGLDGTIVVLMGIGTLLQMIAGLTRLGMRADMPVAIVERGFAHDQRSTFGRLDTITALATGAGVRSPAVVVIGAVVALAALGDAGASDILCEASELAG from the coding sequence GTGCGACTCGGTCTCGATTACACGGGCAAGCGGGTGCTCGTGGTGGGCGGCGCCCAGGCGGCCCGGCGCGTTCTCGCGCGCTACCTGGCCGCGGGCGCACACGTTTACCACCTGACCGTGCCTATCACTTCGCTGGACGAGCGCCCCGTATCCGGGGTGAGCACCCCCGCTTTCCCTCGGTCCACGGGTGCGTGGAACGCGCTCATCGCCGCCGTTGACCTGGTGGTCGTCGTACAGGCCACATCGGACATCGATGCACACATCATCGCGGCATGCGCCCAGCACCGCACCTGGCTCACCCGCGAGGCCGCCGCGTCGACCGCGCCGATCGGGTCTGTCACTCTCGTCGGCGGCGGCCCCGGCCTCGAGAGCCTACTCACGGTCGGCGCCATGACCGCTCTGCACGCCGCCGACGTTGTCTTCTACGACAGGCTCGGCCCCACCGAACGGCTCGCCCAGTGGGCTCCGGGGGCAGAACTCGTCGACGTGGGCAAAGCACCGGGGCACCACGCGATCCCGCAACGTGACGCCGAACGGATGATGGTGTCCGCCGCTCTCGCCGGGCTCACCGTCGTGCGTCTCAAGGGTGGTGACCCGTTCGTCTTCGGCCGCGGCGGCGAGGAAGTTCTCGCCTGTCGTGCCGCCGGCGTGCCGGTGACGGTGATCCCCGGCGTGACGAGCGCCATCGCCGTGCCCGGGGCCGCCGGTATCCCGGTGACGCATCGCGAGGTGAGCCGATCGTTCACGGTGATCTCCGGTCACGCCCCGATCACCGACACTGAACTGACCCACCTCATCGGCCTGGACGGCACCATCGTGGTGCTGATGGGCATCGGTACCCTGTTGCAGATGATCGCCGGGCTGACCCGACTCGGCATGCGAGCCGACATGCCCGTCGCCATCGTGGAGCGAGGCTTCGCGCACGATCAGCGCTCGACCTTTGGCCGACTGGACACCATCACCGCGCTCGCGACCGGTGCCGGTGTGCGCTCCCCCGCCGTCGTGGTGATCGGTGCGGTCGTCGCCCTGGCCGCTCTCGGCGATGCCGGCGCGTCCGACATCCTGTGTGAGGCATCGGAGCTGGCCGGCTGA
- a CDS encoding NAD(P)/FAD-dependent oxidoreductase, translating to MTTDGTVMAGSGSDTAAGAVEAPYDVVIIGAGPAGLAAGLSLVRARRRTLMIDSNRPRHSATLRSHGFITRDGVPPLELRRIGREEYEAYPAAEFHMGLVRTVEQVHGANLADATAARFTVSTKGIRGEKNRVVTARTVLIATGLAETLPALPSIRAWYGTNLHSCIACDGYEEADRALALIGETDDLAEHALLISQWTDDLIVFTNGVGQVSESDEAALVARGIRVDRRPLTDVLGEQGAMTGIQVAGGEFVPRAGGFVRPRYEAAATFASALSPATDAFGLILVDPQGRTSVPGLFAAGDTTPPGPEQLLVSAGEGARAAVAINRQLLGPLATHPPLNLAGRPGVG from the coding sequence ATGACGACCGACGGTACCGTTATGGCCGGCTCCGGCAGCGACACCGCTGCCGGCGCCGTTGAGGCGCCCTACGACGTCGTCATCATCGGCGCCGGCCCGGCCGGCCTGGCCGCCGGGCTCAGCCTCGTGCGCGCCCGCCGCCGCACGCTGATGATCGACAGCAACCGTCCACGGCACTCCGCCACACTGCGCTCGCACGGCTTCATCACCCGCGACGGCGTGCCTCCGCTTGAGCTGCGACGCATCGGCCGTGAGGAATACGAGGCCTACCCGGCCGCCGAGTTCCACATGGGCCTGGTTCGCACGGTCGAACAGGTGCACGGTGCCAACTTGGCGGATGCGACCGCGGCCCGGTTCACCGTGTCCACCAAGGGTATCCGCGGCGAGAAGAACCGCGTTGTCACCGCCCGAACCGTGCTCATTGCCACTGGCCTGGCCGAGACGCTGCCGGCGCTGCCGAGCATCCGCGCCTGGTACGGCACCAACCTGCACAGCTGCATCGCCTGCGATGGCTACGAAGAGGCCGACCGGGCTCTCGCGCTGATCGGCGAGACCGACGACCTCGCCGAACACGCCCTGCTCATCTCCCAGTGGACCGACGACCTGATCGTCTTCACCAACGGTGTGGGCCAGGTCAGCGAGTCCGACGAGGCCGCACTGGTGGCGCGCGGTATCCGCGTCGACCGGCGCCCGCTCACCGACGTGCTGGGGGAGCAGGGTGCCATGACCGGCATCCAGGTCGCCGGCGGCGAGTTCGTGCCCAGAGCGGGCGGTTTCGTGCGCCCCCGATACGAGGCGGCGGCCACCTTCGCGAGTGCCCTGAGCCCGGCAACGGATGCCTTCGGCCTGATCCTTGTCGACCCGCAGGGCCGCACGTCGGTGCCCGGTCTCTTCGCCGCGGGCGACACCACCCCGCCCGGCCCAGAGCAGCTGCTCGTCTCCGCCGGTGAGGGTGCGCGCGCCGCCGTGGCCATCAACCGCCAACTTCTCGGCCCGCTCGCGACACACCCGCCGCTCAATTTGGCTGGTCGCCCCGGAGTGGGATAG
- a CDS encoding metalloregulator ArsR/SmtB family transcription factor, with the protein MSRITLLWHLQRRGTMTVTDLAEAAGLHPNTAREHLQRLVDDGFITCQPENRDTKGRPRMLYSAAAREVEPGSVRAAKAEAAHRRGDLVRKLLPLEAVTSTPRQNQIDALDDHLDQSGFDSDHDPDGTHVHLHDCPYSEMVKLHPEVCVVHYGLIKALLAQTDGPLEADSMHPLVGPDTCTLDLLVRVLEPARAPVLGPHGIINGVSRL; encoded by the coding sequence ATGAGCAGGATCACCCTGCTCTGGCACCTTCAGCGCCGAGGCACCATGACCGTGACCGACCTCGCAGAGGCCGCCGGGCTGCACCCGAACACCGCCAGGGAGCACCTGCAACGACTGGTCGACGACGGCTTCATCACCTGCCAGCCGGAAAACCGCGACACCAAGGGTCGCCCACGGATGCTGTATAGCGCGGCCGCCCGAGAGGTCGAGCCCGGGTCGGTGCGGGCTGCCAAGGCGGAAGCCGCGCACCGCCGCGGGGACCTGGTGCGCAAGCTCCTTCCCCTCGAGGCCGTCACCAGCACGCCTCGTCAGAACCAGATCGACGCGCTCGACGACCATCTCGACCAGAGCGGCTTCGACTCCGACCACGACCCTGACGGTACCCACGTGCATCTGCACGACTGCCCGTACAGTGAGATGGTCAAGCTGCACCCCGAGGTCTGCGTTGTGCACTACGGCCTGATCAAGGCTCTGCTCGCGCAAACGGACGGCCCGCTTGAGGCCGACAGCATGCATCCGTTGGTCGGCCCGGACACCTGCACTCTCGACCTGCTCGTTCGGGTTCTGGAGCCGGCCAGGGCTCCGGTCCTGGGCCCGCACGGGATTATTAACGGTGTTTCGCGGTTGTAG
- the narH gene encoding nitrate reductase subunit beta → MRVMAQMSMIMNLDKCIGCHTCSVTCKQVWTNRTGVEYAWFNNVETKPGVGYPRQYEDQEKWKGGWVRNKRGRLKLRAGGRLSKLLHIFDNPDLPVIDDYYEPWTYDYDMLTTAPAGTQSPVARPKSLLTGKNMDIKWSGNWDDNLGGSQETAADDPILATMSEHVKMEFENTFMFYLPRICEHCLNPACVAACPSGAMYKREEDGIVLVDEDGCRGWRMCVSACPYKKVYFNHKTGKAEKCTLCYPLIEQGKPTICSETCVGRLRYLGLMLYDADAVLAQASVENEHDLLDAQRACFLDPFDPAVIAAAKAEGMEDDWILAAQNSPIYKMIAEYKIALPLHPEYRTMPMVWYIPPLSPVVDVVSTTQADSEDARTLFAAIDRLRIPVEYLAGLFSAGDVRPVEASLKKLAAMRSYMRDINLGKPADERIPKAVGMTGETMQAMYRLLAIAKYEDRYVIPKAHVETARELDELACSLDTDGGPGMGGPGQNAGPFGQEPGMPLAGTVSNYNEMTGRGGEKTQPTTPGRVNLLNWTGGAVPQGMFPPKKSPEATA, encoded by the coding sequence ATGCGCGTCATGGCTCAAATGTCGATGATCATGAACCTCGACAAATGCATCGGGTGTCACACCTGTTCGGTCACCTGCAAGCAGGTCTGGACCAACCGCACCGGCGTCGAATACGCCTGGTTCAACAACGTGGAGACCAAGCCCGGCGTGGGCTACCCGCGCCAGTACGAAGACCAGGAGAAGTGGAAGGGTGGCTGGGTGCGCAACAAGCGCGGCCGGCTGAAACTGCGCGCCGGCGGTCGGCTGAGCAAGCTGCTGCACATCTTCGACAACCCGGACCTTCCCGTGATCGACGACTATTACGAGCCGTGGACCTACGACTACGACATGCTCACCACGGCCCCGGCGGGCACCCAGAGCCCGGTCGCCCGGCCCAAGTCGCTCTTGACCGGCAAGAACATGGACATCAAGTGGTCGGGCAACTGGGATGACAACCTCGGTGGCTCGCAGGAGACCGCGGCCGACGACCCCATCCTCGCCACCATGAGCGAGCACGTGAAGATGGAGTTCGAGAACACCTTCATGTTCTATCTGCCGCGCATCTGCGAGCACTGTCTCAACCCCGCCTGTGTCGCGGCCTGCCCCTCCGGCGCCATGTACAAGCGTGAGGAAGACGGCATCGTGCTCGTCGATGAGGACGGCTGCCGTGGCTGGCGTATGTGCGTGTCGGCGTGCCCCTACAAGAAGGTGTACTTCAATCACAAGACCGGCAAGGCCGAGAAGTGCACGCTCTGCTACCCACTGATCGAACAGGGTAAGCCCACCATCTGCTCCGAGACCTGCGTGGGACGCCTGCGCTATCTCGGCCTGATGCTCTACGACGCCGATGCGGTTCTCGCACAGGCCTCGGTCGAGAACGAGCACGACCTGCTCGATGCTCAGCGCGCCTGCTTCCTCGACCCGTTCGACCCCGCCGTCATCGCCGCGGCCAAGGCCGAGGGCATGGAAGACGACTGGATTCTCGCCGCGCAGAACAGCCCGATCTACAAGATGATCGCCGAGTACAAGATCGCGCTGCCGCTGCACCCCGAATACCGCACCATGCCCATGGTCTGGTACATCCCGCCGCTCTCGCCCGTGGTCGACGTGGTCTCCACCACCCAGGCCGACAGCGAGGATGCCCGCACACTGTTCGCCGCCATCGACCGTCTTCGCATTCCGGTGGAGTACCTCGCCGGGCTGTTCTCGGCCGGAGATGTGCGCCCCGTTGAGGCATCGCTGAAGAAGCTCGCCGCGATGCGTTCCTACATGCGCGACATCAACCTCGGCAAGCCGGCCGATGAGCGCATCCCCAAGGCCGTGGGCATGACGGGCGAGACGATGCAAGCCATGTACCGGCTTCTTGCGATCGCCAAGTACGAGGACCGCTACGTGATTCCCAAGGCTCACGTGGAGACCGCCCGCGAACTCGACGAGCTGGCCTGCTCGCTCGACACCGACGGTGGCCCCGGCATGGGCGGACCCGGCCAGAACGCCGGACCGTTCGGTCAGGAGCCCGGCATGCCGCTGGCCGGTACCGTGTCCAACTACAACGAGATGACCGGCCGGGGCGGCGAGAAGACCCAGCCCACCACCCCGGGACGGGTCAACCTGCTCAACTGGACCGGCGGCGCCGTGCCTCAGGGCATGTTCCCACCCAAGAAAAGCCCAGAGGCCACAGCGTGA
- a CDS encoding helix-turn-helix domain-containing protein — protein MAVGLRGECSAFVIRESGGLPAANWWLPPAHSPPISGCVRVEYVPGVIFEGKVTTVAASSTLVRAARRSRRITQARLAELTGIDQASVSHHERGRDAAYSTVDRLLAGTGHRLYAAPTRRDDAASSAEAIREHLRAHDTDRALRALLQLNDNLTAEHGLVRGILGLTEPERTGDRVWDAAIAALVAWRLNQEGIPLPGWVNDPDRTLTVPVVFRVDPADPAPAREDVPIEFAERGVLAWADTFASV, from the coding sequence GTGGCTGTGGGCCTTCGGGGTGAGTGTTCTGCCTTTGTTATTCGCGAATCAGGCGGATTGCCTGCTGCGAACTGGTGGCTGCCGCCAGCACATTCGCCACCCATTTCTGGATGCGTGCGCGTAGAATATGTTCCAGGAGTCATATTTGAAGGGAAGGTGACCACCGTGGCAGCGTCATCCACCCTGGTTAGGGCCGCCCGCCGGAGCCGGCGGATCACTCAGGCGAGACTTGCAGAGTTGACCGGCATCGATCAGGCCAGCGTCTCTCATCATGAACGGGGCAGAGACGCCGCTTACAGCACGGTTGATCGGCTGCTCGCTGGCACCGGACATCGCCTGTACGCCGCTCCCACACGACGGGACGACGCTGCCAGCTCGGCAGAGGCGATTCGTGAACATCTGCGCGCTCACGACACAGACCGGGCACTCCGGGCTCTCCTCCAGTTGAATGACAACCTCACCGCCGAACACGGACTCGTTCGGGGAATCCTGGGCCTGACGGAGCCAGAACGCACCGGGGATCGGGTGTGGGACGCGGCGATAGCGGCTCTGGTGGCATGGAGACTCAACCAGGAAGGCATCCCGCTCCCTGGATGGGTCAACGACCCCGATCGCACGCTCACCGTACCTGTCGTTTTCCGGGTCGACCCGGCCGACCCGGCGCCCGCGCGTGAAGACGTGCCGATTGAGTTCGCCGAACGCGGTGTCCTCGCTTGGGCAGATACCTTCGCGAGCGTGTGA
- the narJ gene encoding nitrate reductase molybdenum cofactor assembly chaperone, whose translation MPKLAPRRVMALSLDDGDRRIAHMAASLLMDYPDEARRSRFPAVAASVEQLPDGLRAAFGAFLDAAGEMNQQALEVHFTATFDLKRKCCPYLSYYAAGDTRRRGMALVRFVEAYRAAGWEVAADELPDYLPMVLEFSALSDSPIAGELLSAHRDGIEVLRAALEKVNSPYMHLVEAVCLSLPPIDDATRQRYLDLVNEGPPTETVGMTFLGNLKPFSADGGSSEDVRV comes from the coding sequence ATGCCCAAGCTCGCGCCCCGGCGGGTGATGGCGCTCAGCCTCGACGACGGTGATCGACGGATCGCCCATATGGCGGCGTCTTTGCTGATGGACTACCCCGACGAGGCGCGCCGCAGCCGGTTCCCTGCCGTGGCCGCGTCGGTCGAGCAGCTTCCGGATGGCCTGCGGGCCGCGTTCGGCGCCTTCCTGGATGCCGCGGGGGAGATGAACCAGCAGGCGCTCGAAGTGCACTTCACCGCCACCTTCGACCTCAAACGCAAATGCTGCCCGTACCTGAGCTATTACGCCGCCGGTGACACCCGTCGCCGAGGTATGGCCCTCGTGCGCTTCGTCGAGGCCTACCGCGCCGCCGGCTGGGAGGTCGCCGCAGATGAACTGCCCGACTACCTGCCGATGGTGCTCGAGTTCTCGGCCCTCTCCGACTCGCCCATCGCCGGTGAGCTGCTCTCGGCTCACCGGGACGGCATCGAGGTGCTGCGTGCGGCCCTCGAGAAGGTCAACAGCCCCTACATGCACCTCGTTGAAGCCGTCTGCCTGTCGCTGCCGCCGATCGACGACGCCACCCGCCAGCGCTACCTCGACCTCGTCAACGAAGGTCCCCCCACCGAGACCGTCGGCATGACGTTCCTCGGCAATCTCAAACCATTCTCCGCCGACGGCGGTTCCAGTGAGGACGTCAGGGTATGA